A genomic window from Nicotiana sylvestris chromosome 11, ASM39365v2, whole genome shotgun sequence includes:
- the LOC138882130 gene encoding uncharacterized protein, with product MAGMLAGVECARRRKFHKNSGLLDSSYNTSGFSSTRKSFLCLYTSSHEHILSSSFSKERSATSQEYEDEKLGEVAREAKQRLDERLSAQWKSQDKRGVKGLKRLGQWRGVIC from the exons ATGGCAGGTATGCTTGCTGGTGTTGAATGTGCTAGAagaagaaagtttcataaaaacAGTGGCTTATTAGATTCATCATATAATACATCTGGTTTTTCATCCACAAGGAAGTCTTTTCTTTGTCTCTACACAAGCAGCCATGAACATATTCTTAGCTCAAGCTTTTCTAAG GAAAGAAGTGCAACAAGCCAAGAATATGAAGATGAGAAACTAGGAGAAGTTGCTAGAGAAGCCAAGCAAAGGCTAGATGAGAGGCTTAGTGCCCAATGGAAATCACAAGATAAGAG GGGTGTTAAGGGATTGAAAAGGCTGGGACAATGGAGGGGGGTGATTTGCTGA